A genomic stretch from Leptospira johnsonii includes:
- the eno gene encoding phosphopyruvate hydratase, with product MSQSSKISAIRAREIMDSRGNPTVEVDVKLEDGSFGRAAVPSGASTGEYEAVELRDGDKSRYLGKGVLKAVENVNVKIKDILIGEDALDQNRIDSLMLDKDGTKNKSKLGANAILGTSLAVAKAAASHTRLPLYRYIGGNFAKELPVPMMNIINGGAHADNNVDFQEFMILPVGVNSFREALRVGAEVFHSLKSVLKSKKLNTAVGDEGGFAPDLASNLEGLEVILQAIEKAGYKPEKDVLLGLDAASSEFFDKSKKKYVLGGEGNKEFSSAELVEYYSDLVSKYPIITIEDGLDENDWEGWKLLSEKLGKKIQLVGDDLFVTNIEKLSQGISQKVGNSILIKVNQIGSLSETLASIDMAKKAKYTNVISHRSGETEDVTISHIAVGTNAGQIKTGSLSRTDRIAKYNELLRIEEELGSSAVYKGRNTFYNL from the coding sequence ATGTCCCAATCCTCCAAAATTTCGGCGATCCGCGCCCGCGAAATCATGGATTCCAGAGGAAATCCTACGGTAGAAGTAGATGTAAAACTGGAAGACGGCTCTTTCGGTAGAGCTGCAGTCCCCTCCGGAGCCTCCACAGGAGAATACGAAGCAGTAGAATTAAGAGACGGAGATAAGTCCCGCTATTTAGGCAAAGGTGTCCTGAAAGCGGTTGAGAACGTAAACGTTAAGATCAAAGACATTCTAATCGGTGAAGACGCTTTAGACCAAAACAGGATAGACTCCCTGATGTTGGATAAGGACGGAACCAAAAACAAATCTAAATTAGGTGCAAATGCGATCCTTGGAACTTCCCTGGCAGTAGCTAAGGCGGCAGCTTCCCATACTAGACTCCCCCTCTACAGATACATCGGCGGAAATTTTGCAAAAGAACTTCCTGTCCCGATGATGAATATCATCAACGGTGGAGCCCATGCTGACAATAACGTGGACTTCCAAGAATTTATGATCTTACCTGTGGGAGTAAATAGCTTCCGAGAAGCTTTAAGAGTTGGGGCAGAAGTTTTCCATAGCCTTAAGTCTGTTCTCAAATCCAAAAAGTTGAACACTGCAGTGGGAGATGAGGGAGGATTTGCGCCAGATCTCGCAAGCAACCTAGAAGGATTAGAAGTGATCCTCCAAGCCATCGAAAAAGCGGGTTATAAGCCCGAAAAAGACGTATTATTGGGTCTGGATGCGGCTTCCTCCGAGTTTTTCGACAAATCCAAGAAAAAATACGTTCTGGGTGGAGAAGGAAATAAAGAGTTCTCTAGCGCGGAATTAGTGGAATACTATTCAGATCTAGTCTCAAAGTATCCGATCATTACTATTGAAGACGGTCTGGATGAAAACGACTGGGAAGGTTGGAAACTTCTAAGCGAGAAATTGGGTAAGAAGATCCAACTCGTAGGAGACGACTTGTTCGTTACCAATATAGAAAAACTTTCTCAGGGAATTTCCCAAAAAGTGGGCAATTCCATCCTGATCAAAGTGAACCAAATCGGAAGTTTATCCGAAACATTGGCGTCCATCGATATGGCTAAAAAAGCCAAATATACGAATGTGATCAGCCATAGATCCGGAGAAACTGAGGACGTAACTATTTCGCATATCGCGGTAGGTACGAACGCGGGCCAGATCAAAACTGGTTCCCTTTCCAGGACCGATAGGATAGCTAAATATAACGAACTTTTGAGGATCGAAGAAGAATTAGGTTCTTCTGCGGTTTACAAAGGGAGAAATACATTCTATAATCTCTAA